AGATATATTTGCAAAGTTTAGGTTTATCGTTTATTCATTTTTTGTTGAACAAATGGTTTTCTTTACTATTTATCACTATATTTTTTCACCCATGGTTTTTTTATAAAAAAGGTCATTTAAAGAAACTCATACCTTTCTCCATTTCCTAACTGTTATAGTTGGATTTGGTATTTTTATGGTTAGTTTCGCGATATTTCAGGTAGCCTCAACTGTTGAATTTTCAATCATGAACTATCGTTTGGAAGGTGATGTAATTTTTTTATACGAACAGCCTTTATTGCAATTCCCAGCTTACCATGAATTAATCAATCTCTTTGGCACGAAGAAAGAAATAGAGAAGAAAGTTTATATTGATTAATTGTCAATATCATAGAAAGGAAATATATGTCACGTACAACGCCTACTATACTGTGCAATCTTTGCATGGTCGAAGATCTTGAAAATAGGAAAGTAGTCCTCCAATACCGCTCACCTGAAAAGACTCACTGGGCTGGCCATGCTTTTCCAGGTGGCCATATCGAGGAAGGAGAAAGTCTTGCTGAATCCGTCATTCGTGAAGTCTACGAAGAGACAGGACTGACAATTGCAGATCCAAAACTGGTTGCAGTCAAAGACTGGGAGCCAGATGAGGGAGGACGCTATATTGTCTTTTGCTACAAAGCAACAGAATTTACAGGCCAGCTCAGATCGTCTGAAGAAGGAGAAGTTTCTTGGGTTGAGAAGGACCAATTAGAAAAGTTGGACTTATCCTACGACATGCTTCCTCTGCTGGAAGTGA
The Streptococcus parasanguinis genome window above contains:
- a CDS encoding 8-oxo-dGTP diphosphatase, with protein sequence MSRTTPTILCNLCMVEDLENRKVVLQYRSPEKTHWAGHAFPGGHIEEGESLAESVIREVYEETGLTIADPKLVAVKDWEPDEGGRYIVFCYKATEFTGQLRSSEEGEVSWVEKDQLEKLDLSYDMLPLLEVMEDPDLSEYYYRKRTDDDWEKLRF